A stretch of DNA from Mesorhizobium onobrychidis:
GCGATACGAAACCGACGGCCTTGAAGCCGGCGACGATCATATGGCCGGTTTCCCAGCGCAGTCGGATCGCTTCGAAATTTTCCGGAATCGGTCCAGGCACCCAGGTGGCCAGAATATCGTTCGCCGGCTTGACGAGAGCAAACCACATCGCAAGAGACACCGCATAGAGCACGGCAGCCGCCAACGCATACCAGAACGCCGGACGGTCATTGCGCAGCATCCATGCGAGAAGTCCCGGACAGCCGATCGCGGCCACGTCCAGTGGCGCGCCAATGACGGCAAACACCTGGAACTGGGCGTTGAAGACAGTCGTCTCGCGCCAGAGCGAAGGCGACCACTTCGTCAGCCGAGGAGCCGATTCCAGGACATGGGCGAAGGACGGTCCAAGGCTGAGCGCCGCGACGACTGCGGCCAAGATGGACCAGAACGACAGCAACCCGCGTATCTCCATAACGCCCGAACAGCGGCGTGACGCCGGACACGTTCCCGTCCGAACGGAATAGCGAGTAGGGGAGTATGACTGGCACGAAGCCGCACGATTGGTACGGCTCCCCTACTCCCCTACTCCCCTAATCCTGAGCGCCTTGTACACCGCAATGCCGGCGGCGAGGTCTTCGAGGGCTGCGCCGACCGATTTGAAAAGCGTGATCTCACCGGGGCTCTGCCGGCCCTTCTTTTGGCCGCGTGCCAATTCATGCAGGTCGGCGACGATGGCTTGCGCCTCCAGCACGCCCGAGGCCAGCGGCTGGACGATGTCGCCCGCTTCCTTGGTGGCGCCGGCCCGGGTGTCGACGTAGACGCGGGCACGCGCAATCGCATCGTCGTCGCTTTCGCGCATGGCCGGCGTGAAACCGCCGACCAGATCGACATGGGTTCCCGGCTTCAACAGCGCGCCCTTGATCAGCGGCGTGGTCGTGATAGTCGCCGACGAAACGATGTCGGCCTGGCCGAGTTCGGCGTCGAGATCGCTCGCGGCGGTGGCCGCAAAGCCCTCGGCGCGCAATTCCGCCGCCACCTTTTCTGCATTGGCCGGCGTGCGGTTCCAGATGCGAATGGCGGTGATCGGCCGCACCGCTGAATGCGCCCTGGCGAGGAACGGCGACAGCGCGCCGGCGCCGACCACCAGCAGCCGCTCAGCGTCCTCGCGGGCCAGATAGGAGGCGGCCAGCGCCGAGGCGCAGGCCGTGCGCCACTGCGTCAACCGCTGGCCGTCGATCATGGCTTCAGGCTCGCCGGTCGCGCCGTCGAGCAGGAGGTAAAGCCCCATCACCGCGGATTTGCCTACGGTGTTGTTGTCGGGCGACACCGTGACGATCTTGACGCCGATATGGCCGCCAGCCGACGTGCCGGCCGCATTGAAGTCGGTCCAGGCCGGCATCAGGAGCAGCGTCGAGGCCGCGCCGTCGGGCCGTTCGACCGTATGGTGATGCCTGACTGGTTGTACCGCGCCATCGCGAAAGGCCACGCGCAGCGTCTCGACCAAGCCGGCAAAGGTCAGCGCCTGATCGACCTCGGCCGCCGAAATGGTCAGCATGGGAAACTCCGTGGAAAGAAATACGCTAACGCATAACCGAAAATGGTACAGCGTCCTTTGCGCGTCCAAAAGGACGTGCGGCGCTGTGTTGGCTCAGCTGGTCGGCTTCGGCAAGGCGGGGCCTTGTGGCGCAGCCGGTGCGCGGCTGACTGCCTGGCGCAGGCTCTCGGCCTCGACGCCGCGCTGGCGCGCCAGCTTGCGATAGCGGCCCTGCTTGATCCAGGTCGCCAGGCTGCCGACGATCATGCCGATGGCGAGAGCCAGGAACAGGAAGATGAAAAGCGGCAGCGTCATCGTCAGCGCCGGATTGCCGGGGTTGAACGGATCCAGGGTGAAGGCAACCGGATCGCGGTTGGCGACGGCCAGCGCGATCAGAATGACGGCCAGCGGCACGAAGACCACGATGAGCATGAAGCGATTGAACATGGAATTTCCTGTCGAAGGCGGGCTCTACCGCAGGCCTACTGAAAAGGCCGGCATGCTGCACGAGCTCGCGCGGCGCCTATTTGCCGCCGTTCAGCCTTTCACGCAATTCCTTGCCGGTCTTGAAGAACGGCACCCATTTCTCCTCGACCTCCACGGATTCGCCGGTGCGCGGGTTGCGGCCGGTGCGGGCGGGGCGGTTTTTCACCGAGAAAGCACCGAAACCGCGCAGCTCGACCCGGTTGCCTTCGGCAAGCGCGTCGGTGATCTCGTCGAAAATCGCGCCGACGATGTTTTCGACGTCGCGCAGAAAAAGGTGCGGGTTGCGTGTGGCGATGATCTGCACAAGTTCGGATTTGATCATGAGAAGGCTCCCCGTGAAAACACTGCGGTCAAAATTATGAGGATGATTTTATTTGCTTTTTTCACTCGTCTCAAGGGTGCCAGACGGAAACGAGACCGTCAAGAAACAAGCGGTCGGCACCAAGTTCGTGAATGATCTCGCCGCCATAGTCGGGCAGGCCGAGCGCACTGCCGATGGTTCGCGCCATCGCTTTCGAGAACAGGAAGCCGCCGCTTTCCGCGTCCTTCCACTCCACCACCTTGAGCTTGGCGTCGACGCCCTTGGTCGCGAGCCAGTCGATCGCTTCGGTCTCGCCGCCGACCGCGTCGATCAATTTGTTGGCAACAGCCTGCCGGCCGGTGAAGATCGATCCGTCGGCCAGGGCCAGCGCCTCCGGCTTGGTCATGTTGCGTCGTTCGGCGACGACGCCGACGAACCAGTCGTAGCTGTCCAGGATCAGCTTGCGGACCATGGTGCGCTCGTCGTCATTGGTCGGCTTGAAAGGCGATGGCGAGGCTTTCAACGGCGAGGATTTCACTTCCTCGAGCTTGATGCCGAGCTTGTCCATAAGGCCGCTGACGTCCGGATACTGGATCAGCACGCCTATCGAGCCGACGATCGACGATTTGCGCGCGACGATATGATCGGCCGCGGTGGCGATCATGTAGCCCGCCGATGCGGCCAGCGTGCCGACCTCGGCCACCACCGGCTTCTCGGTGGCCAGCTTGCGCACTGCCTCGTAGATCGATTCGCCCCCGACGGTGGTGCCGCCCGGTGAATCGATCGACAGGATCACAGCTTTCACCCTCGAGGATTGACGGATGGTATCCAGTTGTTTGATCAGGTCTTCGTCTTCGGTAATGGTGCCCTCGATCTTGACCTTGGCGATATGGTCGACCGCCGTGCCAGTGAAGTCGTCACCGTAAATCCAGCTCGAAAAGGCAATCAGCCCGACTGCCGCGACAACAAGCGCTGCAACGCGCCAGAATGTCAGCTTGCGGCGCAAGCGGCGGCGGTCGATCAGGTCGTCGGCTCTCAGTGCCATGGTCAGCCTCATAGTCGGTGGAAGCAGATGCTTTTAAAGCAACCATCCGCGCCCGGCTACCGATTCCTGACGAGCTTGCGCCAAAGACAGGGTTTCGACGTTCGCGAGCCGGCGTTTCAAGAGACATCAAGACCAATCCACAGGCCCCTAACGCTGTGCGCCTGTATCTGATATGAGATGCAAGTCGTGCCGGTTTCATTTTCGTTTGTGCAACAGCAACCGTCACACTTTTGCGGTTTTCCTCCGTTTGTGCTTGCTTGAGGGCGCCGGCATCCCACCTATAGGGGTGCTTGGCGGCAGGGGTTTAAAAGAAAGCAGTTATGTTAGCGCGACCGATCGAACCGACCAACACCGAGACGGAGTTGGCTCCCCCGGACGTAGGCCCGGCGCGGGTCGACGCCTTCGGCATTGCCCAGCGCCATTCGCGCCGCGTGCGGATCTTGAAGCTGGCGGTGCCGCTGGCCGCTGCCGCGATCGCGGTCGCCTTCCCGGTCTATTCCTATCTCGCGGCGCCTGGCTCAATTCAGGTCCAGGCCGACGGCAGCGCCTTCGCCAATGGCAAGCTGGTGATGGCCAACCCCAAGCTCAACGGGTTCACCAAGCAGAAACTGCCCTATTCCATGACGGCCTTGCGCGCCATACAGGACGTGACCAAGCAAGGCATCATCAATCTGGAGGGCATCGACGCCAAGCTGCCGATATCGACTGACAATGTGGCGGCCATCAATGCCTCGCACGGCACCTACAATCGTGACGGCAACACGATGAGCCTGACCAGCGATGTCACCATAACCACCACCGATGGCTTGGCGGCAAAGTTCAAATCGGTCTTTCTCGATATGGGCAAAGGCATTATGAAGACGAACGACCCGGTCGACGTCAGCCGCGGCGGGTCGCGGATCACCGCAGATTCGATGTCGATCCAGGACAACGGCAAGATCGTGGTTTTCGAGAACAGAGTGCGTGTCAACATCGATCCCGCCAGCTTGAAAGCGGCAGAGGCAATGAGCGGAGAATCCAATGCGGTTCAGTAGTTCGACACGGCTCGGGGCCGCAGCTTCGGCGTTGCCGGCCCTTGGGCTGGCTTTGGGGCTGAGCTTGGGGACGACGCCCGCTCTGGCGCAGTCCAAGGCCACCAGCCAGCTGTCGGGCCTCAAACTGTCCGGCGACAAGCCCATCCAGATCGAAAGCGATAAGCTCGAGGTCCGCCAGGCGGATAGCGTCGCCGTGTTCACAGGCAATGTAAGCGTCGTCCAGGGGCCGACTTTGCTTAAGGCCGGCAAGATGACGGTCTATTACGTCAAGGACGCCGACGCTGACGCCAAGGATGCGCAGGCCGCAGGTGCCGCGATGACCGGCTCGGCCAACATCGACCGTCTGGAGGTCGCCAACAAGGTCTATATCAAATCGGACGACCAGGTCGCCACCGGCGACAGCGGCACCTTCGACATGAAGACGGAAGTGCTGGTGCTTTCAGGCAGCAAGGTCGTGCTTTCGCAAGGTGACAATGTACTGGTCGGCTGCAAGCTCACCGTGCAGATGAAGAGCGGCCTGGCCCAGGTCGACGCCTGCGGGGGCCGCGTCATGATGTCGATCACGCCGCCGGCGAAGTCGGGAGCGGCGAACCCCTGATGGTCGACGTAGCATCGCTGATGGCGCGTCTTCCAGGACGCGCCGCCAGCAAACTTGCGGCACCGGCCACGGTCAGCGGCGACCAGGTAAAGTTCAAGGGAACCTTGATCGCCAAGGGCCTGACCAAGAGCTACAAGGGCCGCAAAGTTGTCAGCGGCGTCACGATCGGCGTGCGCGCCGGTGAGGCGGTCGGACTGCTCGGTCCCAACGGCGCCGGCAAGACGACCTGCTTCTACATGGTCACCGGCCTTGTGCCGGTCGACGAAGGCACAATCGAAATCGACGGCTTCGATGTCACCTCGATGCCGATGTACCGCCGCGCCCGCCTCGGCATCGGCTACCTTCCGCAGGAAGCGTCGATCTTTCGCGGCTTGAGCGTCGAGCAAAACATTCGTGCCGTGCTCGAAGTGGTCGAAAAGAACCGCAAAAAGCGCGAACACAGTCTCGACGAACTGCTCGATGAGTTTCACATCAGCCATCTGCGCAAAGCCCCGTCGCTGTCGCTTTCCGGCGGCGAGCGGCGCCGCCTTGAAATCGCGCGCGCACTGGCGACCCGCCCCGCATACATGCTGCTCGACGAACCTTTCGCCGGCATCGATCCGATCGCCGTCGCCGATATCCAGCAACTCGTGCGCCATCTGACGGCGCGGGGCATCGGCGTGCTCATCACCGATCACAATGTCCGCGAGACGCTCGGCCTGATCGACCGCGCCTACATCATCCATGCCGGCCAGGTGCTGACTCACGGCCGGGCCGATGAAGTGGTCGCAAACCCGGATGTGCGGCGGCTTTATCTCGGTGAGGGATTTACACTCTAAACGGGAAGGTTCCTCTCCAAGCGCGATTTTTGGCGCGAGACGAGCCTTTTTCTCCGATTTCTCGTCCAAATAACGCACCGACAGGCGAGTTTTGATCGCCGTCGCCTTGACAAGCAAAAGCCGGGCCAGTTTCTATGCCCAACTCGTTCCGGCAGTCCGGATGCGTAGACAGGGCGTTTGAAACCGAACCATGGCGTTGGCGGCAAAACTACAGCTACGACAGTCCCAGTCGCTGGTGATGACGCCGCAACTCATGCAGTCGATCCGGCTGCTGCAGTTCACCCACGTCGAGCTGGAACGCTTCATCGACGACGAGATCGAGCGCAATCCTCTACTCGATCGCGCCGAGCCGCAGGACGATGCCGTCAGCGATCAGGCGCAGAAGATCGATGCCGCGCCGGAAACGGCCACCGGCGGCGACTGGTTCGAGAAGGAAACGGCGTGGAGCGCCGAGGCGATCTCGGAAAAGCTCGATACTTCGCTGGAAAACCTGTTTCCCGACGACCCCGGCACCAGCGAGCGGCTCGGTCCCGACCTGACGGCCCAATGGAAATCGGCCTCCGGCAACGGTTCCGCGTCCTCGTCGGACGGCTTCGACGTCGGAGACATGGCGGCCGCCGCCATCACGCTGCGCGAGCATGTCGGCGAACAGGTCGCGCTTGCCTTCGCCGACCCGGCAGCACGCCTGATCGCCAGCGAACTGGCCGATGGCCTCGATGAGGCCGGCTACATGCGCGCCGACATGGCTGAGATCGCCGCTCGTCTCGGCACCGACAGAGCGGCGGTGACGAATGCACTCGCGGTCTGCCAGACATTCGAGCCCGCCGGCATCTTTGCCCGCGACCTCGCCGAATGCCTGTCGCTGCAGCTTGCCGTCCGCGATCGGCTCGACCCGGCGATGAAGGCTTTGATCGCCAATCTCGAGCTCCTGGCGCGGCGCGATTTCCAGACCCTGAAACGGATCTGTGGGGTCGACGAGGAGGATCTGCTCGACATGCTGGCCGAGATACGTGCGCTCGATCCGCGCCCGGGGATGGCGTTTTCGGGCGGTGCCAGCGATGCGATCGTCGCTGATGTCGAAGTGCGGGCGGCCAATGACGGGAGCTGGGTGATCGAACTCAATGCCGAAACGCTGCCGCGCGTGCTGGTCGACCATATCTATTTTGCCCAGGTTTCACCGCATGCGAAAAACCAGACGGAAAAGGATTTCCTGGCGGAATGCCTGCAAAACGCCAACTGGCTGACGCGCAGTCTCGACCAGCGGGCGAAGACCATCCTTAAGGTTGCCTCAGAAATCGTGCGCCAGCAGGACGCCTTCCTCGTCCATGGCGTACGTCACCTGAAGCCGCTCAACCTGCGCACGGTGGCCGACGCCATCGGCATGCACGAATCGACCGTCAGCCGGGTCACCGCCAACAAATACATGCTGACGCCGCGCGGCGTGTTCGAACTGCGCTATTTCTTCACCGCCTCGATCGCTTCGTCGGGTGGCGGCGACGCGCATTCGTCTGAAGCGGTGCGCGACCGCATCAAGCAGTTGATCGACGAGGAAAAACCTGCCGACGTGCTTTCCGACGACGCGATTGTGGATATGTTGCGGGAAAGTGGCGTCGATATCGCCAGGCGCACGGTCGCCAAGTATCGGGAGGGCATGAATATTCCCTCGTCGGTGCAGCGGCGGCGTGAAAAACGCGCTTTGGCCAGCGCCGGACGTTGACCTCCGACGGAATTTCCACAGCTTTCGCGCTTCATTGACAAGCCGCAATGAAGTGGCTAGAAGCCCGCCCGCATGGGACGGGCTACTGCCCGCATGCGGATGGTCCGTCACGACGTTGGCCACGGGACGGTCAAAGAAGGCGGCTTGTGATCAACCGGAAAGTTCGGATTAAAATCGGCGCAAGTGACGCCGCAAAGCTTGTGCGCACAGACCACGGGTATAAACTCGGGACAGTTTGAAGCCTGAGCAAGGAAGGTCAGTTTTCAGATGACACTGCGCATATCAGGAAAACACATGGATATCGGCGATGCGTTCCGTACGCGCATCAACGACCGTGTCGGAGAAGTGATCGGGAAATATTTCGATCGGGGCTTTTCAGGGCAAATTGTAGTCGTCAAATCGGGGTCGCGCTACACGGCCGATTGCATGATCCGGCTGGATTCCGGCGCTTCGCTGCAGGCGACCGGTGAAGCCCAGGACC
This window harbors:
- the rpoN gene encoding RNA polymerase factor sigma-54 codes for the protein MALAAKLQLRQSQSLVMTPQLMQSIRLLQFTHVELERFIDDEIERNPLLDRAEPQDDAVSDQAQKIDAAPETATGGDWFEKETAWSAEAISEKLDTSLENLFPDDPGTSERLGPDLTAQWKSASGNGSASSSDGFDVGDMAAAAITLREHVGEQVALAFADPAARLIASELADGLDEAGYMRADMAEIAARLGTDRAAVTNALAVCQTFEPAGIFARDLAECLSLQLAVRDRLDPAMKALIANLELLARRDFQTLKRICGVDEEDLLDMLAEIRALDPRPGMAFSGGASDAIVADVEVRAANDGSWVIELNAETLPRVLVDHIYFAQVSPHAKNQTEKDFLAECLQNANWLTRSLDQRAKTILKVASEIVRQQDAFLVHGVRHLKPLNLRTVADAIGMHESTVSRVTANKYMLTPRGVFELRYFFTASIASSGGGDAHSSEAVRDRIKQLIDEEKPADVLSDDAIVDMLRESGVDIARRTVAKYREGMNIPSSVQRRREKRALASAGR
- a CDS encoding DUF1772 domain-containing protein — its product is MEIRGLLSFWSILAAVVAALSLGPSFAHVLESAPRLTKWSPSLWRETTVFNAQFQVFAVIGAPLDVAAIGCPGLLAWMLRNDRPAFWYALAAAVLYAVSLAMWFALVKPANDILATWVPGPIPENFEAIRLRWETGHMIVAGFKAVGFVSLVVALLWIRRG
- a CDS encoding integration host factor subunit beta — translated: MIKSELVQIIATRNPHLFLRDVENIVGAIFDEITDALAEGNRVELRGFGAFSVKNRPARTGRNPRTGESVEVEEKWVPFFKTGKELRERLNGGK
- the sppA gene encoding signal peptide peptidase SppA, encoding MALRADDLIDRRRLRRKLTFWRVAALVVAAVGLIAFSSWIYGDDFTGTAVDHIAKVKIEGTITEDEDLIKQLDTIRQSSRVKAVILSIDSPGGTTVGGESIYEAVRKLATEKPVVAEVGTLAASAGYMIATAADHIVARKSSIVGSIGVLIQYPDVSGLMDKLGIKLEEVKSSPLKASPSPFKPTNDDERTMVRKLILDSYDWFVGVVAERRNMTKPEALALADGSIFTGRQAVANKLIDAVGGETEAIDWLATKGVDAKLKVVEWKDAESGGFLFSKAMARTIGSALGLPDYGGEIIHELGADRLFLDGLVSVWHP
- the lptC gene encoding LPS export ABC transporter periplasmic protein LptC; this encodes MLARPIEPTNTETELAPPDVGPARVDAFGIAQRHSRRVRILKLAVPLAAAAIAVAFPVYSYLAAPGSIQVQADGSAFANGKLVMANPKLNGFTKQKLPYSMTALRAIQDVTKQGIINLEGIDAKLPISTDNVAAINASHGTYNRDGNTMSLTSDVTITTTDGLAAKFKSVFLDMGKGIMKTNDPVDVSRGGSRITADSMSIQDNGKIVVFENRVRVNIDPASLKAAEAMSGESNAVQ
- a CDS encoding DUF1049 domain-containing protein, which codes for MFNRFMLIVVFVPLAVILIALAVANRDPVAFTLDPFNPGNPALTMTLPLFIFLFLALAIGMIVGSLATWIKQGRYRKLARQRGVEAESLRQAVSRAPAAPQGPALPKPTS
- a CDS encoding LptA/OstA family protein; amino-acid sequence: MRFSSSTRLGAAASALPALGLALGLSLGTTPALAQSKATSQLSGLKLSGDKPIQIESDKLEVRQADSVAVFTGNVSVVQGPTLLKAGKMTVYYVKDADADAKDAQAAGAAMTGSANIDRLEVANKVYIKSDDQVATGDSGTFDMKTEVLVLSGSKVVLSQGDNVLVGCKLTVQMKSGLAQVDACGGRVMMSITPPAKSGAANP
- the lptB gene encoding LPS export ABC transporter ATP-binding protein yields the protein MVDVASLMARLPGRAASKLAAPATVSGDQVKFKGTLIAKGLTKSYKGRKVVSGVTIGVRAGEAVGLLGPNGAGKTTCFYMVTGLVPVDEGTIEIDGFDVTSMPMYRRARLGIGYLPQEASIFRGLSVEQNIRAVLEVVEKNRKKREHSLDELLDEFHISHLRKAPSLSLSGGERRRLEIARALATRPAYMLLDEPFAGIDPIAVADIQQLVRHLTARGIGVLITDHNVRETLGLIDRAYIIHAGQVLTHGRADEVVANPDVRRLYLGEGFTL
- a CDS encoding ornithine cyclodeaminase family protein, whose amino-acid sequence is MLTISAAEVDQALTFAGLVETLRVAFRDGAVQPVRHHHTVERPDGAASTLLLMPAWTDFNAAGTSAGGHIGVKIVTVSPDNNTVGKSAVMGLYLLLDGATGEPEAMIDGQRLTQWRTACASALAASYLAREDAERLLVVGAGALSPFLARAHSAVRPITAIRIWNRTPANAEKVAAELRAEGFAATAASDLDAELGQADIVSSATITTTPLIKGALLKPGTHVDLVGGFTPAMRESDDDAIARARVYVDTRAGATKEAGDIVQPLASGVLEAQAIVADLHELARGQKKGRQSPGEITLFKSVGAALEDLAAGIAVYKALRIRGVGE